One Paenisporosarcina sp. FSL H8-0542 genomic region harbors:
- a CDS encoding GNAT family N-acetyltransferase, with amino-acid sequence MKQDDIAAVQQIAKISWHDTYEGIIPAEIQDLFIERAYSNAMMMKRLEKTSVYVAIHDDEIIGFANFTRVDEDGDAELTAIYLLPSHQHLGYGKQLLNEGLQHIQDAQQLFVYVESENQKGRTFYERSNFTCVEEFDEFFEGHPLSTAKYVYNLKTPVNS; translated from the coding sequence ATGAAACAAGACGATATTGCTGCGGTACAGCAAATCGCTAAGATTAGTTGGCATGATACTTATGAAGGTATTATTCCAGCTGAAATTCAAGATTTATTTATTGAACGGGCTTATTCAAATGCCATGATGATGAAACGTTTAGAAAAAACATCTGTGTATGTCGCTATTCATGATGACGAAATTATTGGGTTTGCCAATTTCACGCGCGTAGATGAAGATGGAGATGCCGAACTGACAGCCATTTATTTATTGCCTTCGCATCAGCATTTAGGATATGGGAAGCAGTTATTAAATGAAGGACTTCAACACATTCAAGATGCTCAACAATTATTTGTTTACGTTGAAAGCGAAAATCAAAAAGGTCGTACATTCTATGAACGTAGTAATTTTACATGTGTCGAAGAGTTCGATGAGTTTTTTGAAGGACACCCTTTATCGACAGCTAAATATGTTTATAATTTAAAAACGCCTGTTAACAGTTAA
- a CDS encoding GNAT family N-acetyltransferase, producing the protein MWTIKSFQELSTYELYTYLQLRVDVFVVEQSCPYPEIDGCDMDSYHLAYIENGELLSYARILPAGIKYNRISIGRVIVNKKARGRGLAKQLMEQAISFSSEKWPNGDIQLQAQTQLKHFYGTFGFEEISEEYNEDGIPHVDMLLHKF; encoded by the coding sequence ATGTGGACAATCAAATCATTTCAAGAGTTATCAACATACGAACTTTATACATACTTACAATTGCGAGTGGATGTCTTTGTAGTAGAACAATCATGTCCCTATCCCGAGATAGATGGATGCGATATGGATTCATACCATCTCGCTTATATTGAAAATGGTGAATTGCTTTCATATGCACGCATTTTACCTGCCGGGATAAAATATAACCGTATTTCAATTGGAAGAGTGATTGTGAACAAAAAAGCACGGGGGAGAGGGCTGGCAAAGCAATTAATGGAACAGGCAATATCTTTTAGCAGTGAAAAATGGCCAAACGGTGATATTCAATTGCAAGCTCAAACGCAGCTGAAACATTTTTATGGAACTTTTGGCTTTGAGGAAATTTCGGAAGAGTATAACGAAGATGGAATTCCACATGTCGATATGCTATTGCACAAGTTTTGA
- a CDS encoding GNAT family N-acetyltransferase → MEFQFKELGHDAYAFVHEKDGQALGEITWTLLGDVMVMDHTFVSPALRGQGVAKQLLDRSAEYARENVYKMEAVCSYVVSAFNQSDEYEDLKA, encoded by the coding sequence ATGGAGTTCCAGTTTAAAGAATTAGGTCATGATGCATACGCATTTGTGCATGAAAAAGATGGTCAGGCCTTAGGGGAAATTACATGGACGTTGCTTGGGGATGTAATGGTGATGGATCATACATTTGTTTCTCCTGCACTTCGAGGGCAAGGGGTAGCTAAACAATTACTCGATCGTTCAGCAGAATATGCTCGGGAAAACGTATATAAAATGGAAGCCGTTTGTTCATATGTCGTGTCTGCTTTCAATCAATCTGATGAATATGAAGATCTTAAAGCATAA
- a CDS encoding superoxide dismutase family protein — translation MKKWMIVCVAILISGCIPQNDSIPVSGVIEHSLATTIVDATGKGIGSAELTETESGVRIHLMLKGLTPGVKAVHFHEVGKCEYPKFTTSGSHVNPAKKQHGFENPKGFHAGDLPNLTVNENGEVDLEITSPHVTLEKGKSNSLLDDDGSALVIHEKADDYVTDPSGNSGDRIACGVLK, via the coding sequence ATGAAAAAATGGATGATAGTATGTGTTGCCATACTCATATCAGGATGCATTCCCCAAAATGATTCAATTCCAGTAAGTGGTGTGATTGAACATTCTCTTGCAACCACTATTGTAGATGCCACTGGTAAAGGAATAGGTTCAGCAGAGTTAACCGAAACAGAATCGGGGGTTAGAATTCATCTAATGCTGAAAGGACTAACACCAGGAGTCAAAGCAGTTCATTTCCATGAAGTAGGAAAGTGTGAATATCCGAAGTTTACAACTTCAGGAAGTCATGTGAATCCTGCAAAAAAACAACATGGTTTTGAGAATCCCAAAGGGTTTCATGCCGGAGACCTTCCTAATTTGACCGTGAACGAAAATGGCGAAGTAGATTTAGAAATTACTTCTCCGCATGTGACACTAGAAAAAGGAAAATCAAATTCATTACTTGATGATGATGGAAGTGCATTAGTGATTCATGAAAAAGCAGATGATTATGTGACGGATCCTTCAGGGAACTCGGGAGATCGAATTGCTTGTGGAGTACTCAAATAA
- the yidC gene encoding membrane protein insertase YidC produces the protein MKKKIGLLSMLVMAAVVLSGCSGVENKEGFFYDFLVYPFEYSLNFFGDLFNGSFGLAIIAITVLIRLILMPLMLRNYKNQQGMKVKMDAMKPEMDEIQKKIKASKDKEEQMKLQQEMMGLYRKHNVNPLNMGCLPMLIQMPIIMGLYFAILHSPEVKDHQFLWYSLGSPDIIMTLIAGAVYFLQAKVSLWTVPEQQKQQMKMFVYISPIMIMFVSFTSMAALPLYWTVGGLLLIFQTYLGRKFYSNHPEKALEE, from the coding sequence GTGAAGAAAAAAATCGGATTACTGTCAATGCTTGTGATGGCTGCCGTAGTTTTAAGTGGTTGTTCGGGTGTTGAAAATAAGGAAGGGTTTTTCTATGACTTTTTAGTATACCCTTTTGAATATTCGCTTAACTTTTTTGGTGATTTGTTTAACGGAAGTTTCGGCTTAGCTATTATTGCGATTACTGTATTGATTCGACTTATATTAATGCCTTTAATGTTGCGTAACTATAAAAATCAACAAGGCATGAAAGTCAAAATGGATGCAATGAAGCCAGAAATGGATGAAATCCAAAAGAAAATTAAAGCATCGAAAGACAAAGAAGAGCAAATGAAGTTACAGCAAGAGATGATGGGACTTTACCGTAAACATAATGTAAATCCATTAAATATGGGTTGCTTGCCTATGTTGATACAAATGCCAATCATTATGGGACTTTATTTTGCGATTTTGCATTCTCCAGAAGTAAAGGATCATCAATTCTTATGGTATAGTTTGGGATCACCTGATATTATCATGACGTTGATTGCAGGTGCTGTTTACTTCTTACAAGCAAAAGTGTCATTATGGACCGTTCCTGAACAACAAAAGCAGCAAATGAAGATGTTTGTGTATATCTCACCAATCATGATTATGTTCGTGTCATTTACATCGATGGCAGCTCTACCACTTTACTGGACAGTTGGTGGTTTACTGTTAATATTCCAAACCTATTTAGGACGCAAGTTTTACTCGAATCATCCTGAAAAAGCATTAGAAGAATAA
- a CDS encoding DUF4064 domain-containing protein, which translates to MSRAGEVTLGVIGTILNVILLIFATLTVVGASNANPDELKQMLEKEVMLSDPSMTAEDIAVFNDVVDVGLNVVSVVGWVIVVTLLISVILSILGVVKVSKNKSPKAAGILFIFAGLLSGILLLAPILFYIAAIMCFVRKTPVEDSYYNNEVQHQN; encoded by the coding sequence TTGAGCAGAGCGGGAGAAGTAACATTAGGTGTAATTGGTACTATATTAAACGTCATTTTATTAATTTTTGCGACACTTACAGTTGTGGGGGCATCCAATGCAAACCCCGATGAATTGAAACAAATGTTAGAAAAAGAAGTAATGTTATCCGATCCGTCCATGACAGCTGAAGACATTGCTGTATTTAATGATGTTGTTGATGTCGGTCTGAATGTAGTCAGCGTGGTAGGATGGGTAATTGTTGTAACTTTACTTATCAGCGTCATTTTAAGTATATTGGGCGTAGTGAAAGTGTCCAAAAACAAGAGTCCGAAAGCTGCAGGAATCTTATTCATCTTTGCAGGGTTATTGTCAGGTATTTTGTTATTAGCGCCAATTTTGTTCTACATTGCAGCAATTATGTGTTTCGTGCGTAAAACACCAGTAGAAGATTCTTACTACAACAATGAAGTGCAACATCAAAATTAA
- a CDS encoding 3-phenylpropionate MFS transporter translates to MINSQKWLSTNFFAFFFTWGVFLPFWTGWLTTEKGLSVSHASLIMGAGMLARAISTFVLFPAATKIFSLRVVMMWTAFLSLLVMALYIPANTFVSLLLITIAFNFVYPNLLPAMESSASVLIQNEQIHYGKSRSFGSIGYTVGLLLIGAVVAIWSEQAILWVMLAGLAFMWVSHTRPAPVSLTVKHKSIDGENRKSNFKRLLSSKPFVTVLILAILLQGAHASYYNFGYIYLQDLGVNSLYIGLVLNVAVLLEILFFTRADKLFANTKVSTMFLIAGIGSTIRWVLIYLFPNVWVFNISQLLHAASFGVAHYAFIQYISRSLSPSDIPAAQGMYAAFAFSLSTAILTLAGGYLYEIHPGAAFLGMTLCSIPSIVIVLLTRKKFSY, encoded by the coding sequence ATGATAAATTCGCAAAAATGGTTATCTACTAATTTCTTCGCCTTCTTCTTTACATGGGGCGTATTCCTCCCCTTTTGGACAGGCTGGTTAACAACTGAAAAAGGGCTTTCCGTTTCTCATGCAAGTCTTATTATGGGGGCAGGAATGCTGGCGCGTGCCATATCTACATTTGTGTTATTTCCTGCAGCTACGAAAATCTTCTCTCTTCGTGTAGTGATGATGTGGACGGCATTTTTGTCATTGTTGGTCATGGCATTGTATATTCCCGCCAACACATTCGTGTCATTACTACTTATCACTATTGCTTTTAATTTCGTTTATCCAAATTTGCTTCCTGCGATGGAAAGTAGCGCATCAGTTTTAATTCAAAATGAACAAATACATTACGGAAAAAGTCGTTCCTTTGGTTCAATTGGCTATACGGTAGGTCTCTTACTCATCGGAGCGGTTGTGGCTATATGGTCGGAACAGGCTATTCTATGGGTTATGTTGGCTGGACTTGCTTTTATGTGGGTTTCGCATACGCGTCCAGCTCCTGTTTCTCTTACCGTGAAACACAAGTCTATTGATGGAGAAAACAGAAAATCCAATTTCAAACGTTTACTTTCTTCCAAACCTTTTGTAACCGTGTTGATTCTTGCTATATTACTCCAAGGAGCCCATGCTTCCTATTACAACTTTGGTTATATCTACTTACAAGATCTTGGCGTGAACAGTTTATATATTGGGTTAGTTTTAAATGTTGCGGTTCTTTTGGAAATTTTATTTTTCACTAGAGCAGACAAACTCTTCGCCAACACCAAAGTGTCTACCATGTTTTTGATTGCTGGCATCGGATCCACTATTCGTTGGGTCTTGATCTATCTTTTCCCCAACGTTTGGGTATTTAACATCTCTCAGTTGCTTCACGCTGCTTCTTTTGGTGTGGCGCATTATGCCTTTATCCAGTATATTTCAAGGAGTCTATCTCCCAGTGACATCCCTGCGGCTCAAGGAATGTATGCCGCATTTGCCTTTAGTTTAAGTACTGCTATATTGACGTTGGCAGGCGGATATTTATATGAAATTCATCCAGGGGCCGCTTTCTTGGGCATGACGTTATGTTCCATTCCATCCATCGTAATCGTACTGCTTACAAGAAAAAAGTTCTCATATTAA
- a CDS encoding LytTR family DNA-binding domain-containing protein: protein MDTKSINEIMKVIQEFFPEQASIAISNTNEYVYYQPSKRIDLKILPGDPIKEGTATHKALLYGQKVNEFIDPDLFGVSYYGMSIPIIEEGKTKGAVTAILPHQPSPFLSQYMTIKTDENWYPVKHEHVLFLETQLRKTFVKTESKEGYHRFNLSELELFLSSETFIRCHRSYIVNIAFIKEIQPDSHSTFLLEMTDGTRIPVSQRYASYFRRSLGF, encoded by the coding sequence TTGGACACAAAATCAATAAATGAAATCATGAAAGTCATACAGGAATTTTTTCCTGAGCAAGCATCCATTGCGATATCAAATACCAACGAGTATGTGTATTATCAACCGAGTAAAAGAATTGATTTAAAAATACTTCCTGGTGATCCGATAAAAGAAGGAACGGCAACACATAAAGCTCTTTTATATGGTCAAAAAGTGAACGAGTTTATAGATCCTGATCTTTTTGGTGTATCTTATTATGGAATGAGTATCCCCATTATCGAAGAGGGTAAAACCAAAGGTGCAGTAACTGCAATACTTCCCCATCAACCTTCTCCATTTTTAAGTCAATATATGACGATAAAAACGGATGAAAATTGGTATCCTGTTAAACATGAACATGTCCTTTTCCTGGAAACCCAGCTAAGAAAAACGTTTGTGAAAACCGAAAGTAAGGAAGGTTATCACCGTTTTAATTTAAGTGAATTGGAATTGTTTCTTTCTTCGGAAACCTTTATCAGATGTCACCGTTCATACATAGTCAATATCGCATTCATTAAAGAAATTCAACCTGATTCCCATTCGACTTTTTTACTTGAGATGACTGATGGAACCAGAATTCCTGTCAGTCAGCGATATGCTAGTTATTTCCGAAGATCCCTCGGATTCTAA
- a CDS encoding helix-turn-helix transcriptional regulator — translation MQLNQSTGSETIAKKYMSEIEISSQFEGIDDFFELEAKLLYEIHHLETEQAKKTLHLIIDLISLRAGKQTIRGVKNYFNVLSSIMARKLYENQVPSKKAFAFNAACIEMIDFHMSDAAFLQFADDLIDFFVSVISERKQPTFSHQTVNKVILFINEEVESELTVEDIAKHFQVSTSHLSRIFREHVGITLVEYLNVRRVEESQYYLRHTNKSISAISRQYHFCNQSYFTRIFKKYTEVTPKQFRDQKEHEYFRFTLPTTV, via the coding sequence ATGCAGTTAAATCAATCAACAGGCAGTGAAACAATAGCTAAAAAATATATGAGTGAAATTGAAATATCCTCTCAGTTTGAAGGAATAGATGATTTCTTTGAATTGGAAGCTAAGCTTTTGTATGAAATTCACCATTTGGAAACGGAACAAGCAAAGAAAACCTTGCATCTAATTATCGATCTAATATCTCTGAGAGCAGGTAAGCAGACGATTCGTGGAGTTAAAAATTACTTCAATGTGCTGTCATCCATTATGGCGAGGAAATTATATGAAAACCAAGTGCCTTCAAAAAAGGCTTTTGCTTTTAATGCAGCCTGTATCGAAATGATTGATTTTCATATGAGTGACGCGGCATTCCTTCAATTTGCAGATGATTTAATCGATTTTTTTGTGTCCGTAATTTCAGAAAGAAAACAACCTACCTTCAGTCATCAAACCGTAAATAAAGTAATTTTGTTTATTAACGAGGAAGTAGAATCCGAATTGACAGTAGAAGATATTGCAAAGCATTTCCAAGTCAGCACGAGCCACCTATCACGAATTTTCCGGGAACATGTTGGGATTACGCTGGTAGAATATTTAAATGTCAGACGTGTGGAAGAATCACAATACTATTTGCGCCATACAAACAAAAGTATTTCAGCGATTTCAAGACAATATCATTTCTGCAATCAGAGCTATTTCACCCGAATATTTAAGAAATATACAGAGGTTACTCCTAAACAATTTCGTGACCAAAAAGAACATGAATATTTTAGGTTTACATTACCAACAACAGTTTAA